The Musa acuminata AAA Group cultivar baxijiao chromosome BXJ2-2, Cavendish_Baxijiao_AAA, whole genome shotgun sequence genome has a segment encoding these proteins:
- the LOC135604787 gene encoding putative pentatricopeptide repeat-containing protein At5g40405 has translation MRASDMDRARMLFEGMPERNVVTWCAIISGCIQCGRSKEALALFSRMQTDGFEPNDMTLVSVLATCAHLGALEQGKWVHIYMRSNGIKISVFLGTSSIDMYVTCGQVELGLKVFEEMQEENLLTYTMMIKGLAMHGRGFEVL, from the coding sequence ATGCGGGCCAGCGATATGGATCGTGCAAGGATGTTGTTCGAGGGAATGCCTGAGAGAAATGTGGTCACATGGTGTGCGATTATCTCCGGGTGCATTCAGTGCGGACGCTCGAAGGAGGCGTTGGCTCTCTTCTCACGGATGCAGACCGACGGGTTTGAGCCAAACGACATGACCCTCGTCAGTGTACTCGCCACCTGCGCTCATCTGGGAGCTCTGGAGCAGGGGAAATGGGTCCATATCTACATGAGGAGTAACGGGATAAAGATCAGTGTGTTCCTGGGCACTTCATCGATCGACATGTATGTCACGTGTGGCCAGGTGGAGTTGGGCTTGAAGGTGTTTGAGGAGATGCAGGAGGAGAACTTGCTAACCTACACAATGATGATAAAAGGGCTCGCCATGCATGGTCGAGGATTCGAGGTGCTATGA
- the LOC135605242 gene encoding myosin-2-like, translating to MSSTLLAAPTGARSMMEEMLIAIRLRDEKPKDALPALPVRPTLRRRPPSSRNSLPMAFKGGSTAECSSSGPDTAKDKARLERREFSNGSSVKDRSEKVNHLEAEELVNYEEVPGKSIVSQSSMAGPVDEKLGYDTRNGFVEEEASKEDGQKLHPSRVDDLENLVLKTKAELRQKEEENVALLKQVQQCEKKWSLFEVKLKSMEEMYQTQIDTLKVNLAAAQNSIAAGDTVKQPLKFEGAMSAEAQTPEETPIKHHVAESTVADGRNNVVHHLTKEFEQQKQVFEDEACVLSEVNSGQSGSVAKSIEELRNLTIRYEAWKKEYKVRLRDAKASLLKLGKPEGEKSRRRWWYKKKKRN from the exons atgtcttCTACCTTGTTGGCGGCTCCAACTGGCGCTCGTAGCATGATGGAGGAGATGCTGATTGCGATCAGATTGAGGGATGAGAAGCCAAAGGACGCCCTACCAGCATTGCCCGTCCGGCCCACATTGAGACGACGCCCGCCGTCATCGAGGAACTCGCTGCCCATGGCATTCAAGGGTGGGAGCACGGCAGAATGCTCATCGAGTGGTCCTGATACGGCAAAAGATAAGGCAAGGCTGGAACGGAGGGAATTCAGTAATGGCAGCTCTGTAAAAGATAGATCAGAAAAggtgaatcatcttgaggccgaAGAGTTAGTGAACTATGAAGAAGTGCCTGGAAAGTCCATTGTTTCGCAGTCCTCCATGGCAGGTCCGGTGGATGAGAAGCTTGGATACGACACTCGCAATGGTTTTGTTGAAGAGGAG GCTTCAAAAGAAGATGGCCAGAAGCTGCACCCTTCGAGGGTGGATGACCTTGAGAATCTGGTTTTAAAGACAAAGGCAGAACTGCGACAAAAAGAGGAGGAAAATGTTGCATTATTGAAGCAAGTTCAACAGTGTGAGAAAAAGTGGTCACTGTTTGAGGTAAAACTGAAGTCCATGGAGGAGATGTATCAGACACAAATAGACACTCTGAAG GTGAATCTAGCTGCGGCACAGAACAGCATTGCTGCTGGTGACACAGTTAAGCAACCTCTAAAATTTGAGGGTGCTATGTCTGCTGAAGCACAAACGCCTGAAGAAACACCAATTAAACATCATGTTGCTGAGTCAACAGTCGCAGATGGCAGAAATAATGTTGTTCATCACTTAACAAAGGAGTTTGAGCAGCAGAAACAGGTGTTCGAGGATGAAGCGTGTGTCCTTAGTGAGGTGAACTCTGGCCAGTCGGGATCCGTTGCAAAATCTATCGAAGAGCTTCGGAACTTGACGATCCGCTATGAAGCTTGGAAGAAGGAATACAAGGTCCGTCTGCGTGATGCAAAGGCATCACTTCTGAAGCTTGGGAAACCAGAAGGCGAGAAATCACGGAGAAGATGGTGgtacaagaaaaaaaagagaaattga
- the LOC135605243 gene encoding NAD(P)H dehydrogenase (quinone) FQR1 isoform X1 encodes MATKIYIVYYSMYGHVAKLAEEIKKGSSSVEGVEVKLWQVPETLPEEVLVKMGAPPKSDAPIITPNDLAEADGILFGFPTRFGMMAAQFKAFLDATGGLWRTQALAGKPAGLFFSTGSQGGGQETTPLTAITQLAHHGMIFVPIGYTFGAGMFEMEKVKGGSPYGAGTFAGDGSRFPSELELEQAFHQGKYFASIAKKLKSSS; translated from the exons ATGGCGACCAAGATTTACATCGT GTATTATTCCATGTATGGGCATGTTGCAAAGCTAGCAGAAGAAATTAAGAAAGGTTCTTCATCTGTTGAAGGAGTTGAAGTGAAACTTTGGCAG GTTCCTGAGACTCTTCCTGAAGAAGTTCTTGTTAAGATGGGAGCACCTCCTAAGAGCGATGCACCAATCATTACACCAAATGATCTTGCCGAGGCAGATgggattctctttggtttcccaaCAAGGTTTGGCATGATGGCTGCACAGTTTAAAGCTTTTCTTGATGCAACTGGAGGTCTTTGGAGAACACAGGCTCTAGCTGGCAAACCTGCAGGACTCTTCTTCAGCACTGGATCCCAAGGCGGAGGTCAAGAGACTACTCC TTTGACAGCCATAACTCAGCTGGCCCATCATGGAATGATCTTTGTCCCAATTGGCTACACCTTTGGGGCAGGAATGTTTGAGATGGAGAAGGTGAAGGGTGGCAGCCCATATGGTGCAGGCACATTTGCTGGAGATGGTTCAAGATTCCCATCCGAGCTTGAGCTGGAACAGGCTTTCCACCAGGGAAAGTACTTTGCCAGCATTGCCAAGAAGCTCAAGAGTTCCTCTTGA
- the LOC135605243 gene encoding NAD(P)H dehydrogenase (quinone) FQR1 isoform X2, with amino-acid sequence MYGHVAKLAEEIKKGSSSVEGVEVKLWQVPETLPEEVLVKMGAPPKSDAPIITPNDLAEADGILFGFPTRFGMMAAQFKAFLDATGGLWRTQALAGKPAGLFFSTGSQGGGQETTPLTAITQLAHHGMIFVPIGYTFGAGMFEMEKVKGGSPYGAGTFAGDGSRFPSELELEQAFHQGKYFASIAKKLKSSS; translated from the exons ATGTATGGGCATGTTGCAAAGCTAGCAGAAGAAATTAAGAAAGGTTCTTCATCTGTTGAAGGAGTTGAAGTGAAACTTTGGCAG GTTCCTGAGACTCTTCCTGAAGAAGTTCTTGTTAAGATGGGAGCACCTCCTAAGAGCGATGCACCAATCATTACACCAAATGATCTTGCCGAGGCAGATgggattctctttggtttcccaaCAAGGTTTGGCATGATGGCTGCACAGTTTAAAGCTTTTCTTGATGCAACTGGAGGTCTTTGGAGAACACAGGCTCTAGCTGGCAAACCTGCAGGACTCTTCTTCAGCACTGGATCCCAAGGCGGAGGTCAAGAGACTACTCC TTTGACAGCCATAACTCAGCTGGCCCATCATGGAATGATCTTTGTCCCAATTGGCTACACCTTTGGGGCAGGAATGTTTGAGATGGAGAAGGTGAAGGGTGGCAGCCCATATGGTGCAGGCACATTTGCTGGAGATGGTTCAAGATTCCCATCCGAGCTTGAGCTGGAACAGGCTTTCCACCAGGGAAAGTACTTTGCCAGCATTGCCAAGAAGCTCAAGAGTTCCTCTTGA
- the LOC135604788 gene encoding pentatricopeptide repeat-containing protein At1g08070, chloroplastic-like translates to MEMSGFVPDDVAFIGALCACTHAGLVDQGREILDSMTRQYGIKTKLEHYGCMVDLLAHNGLLDEARDLVESMPMEPDALVWGALMAGFKVHRNVELAEHAVKHLIRLEPDSSGVYVLLANVYASSGRCDDARKVRLLMKKKQVEKTPGCSLVEIGGRIHQFLVCDIAHPRIKDILLEWDEIESRIRLEGYVPDKKAVLLNIDEEEKEDALARHSEKLAIAFVLLSTEEGMPVRVGVAVLAMTIGRSTVGLNSSILVLRD, encoded by the exons ATGGAGATGTCAGGCTTCGTCCCTGATGATGTCGCATTCATTGGCGCCCTTTGTGCATGCACTCATGCAGGGCTGGTTGACCAGGGTCGCGAGATCTTAGATTCGATGACCAGGCAGTATGGCATTAAGACAAAGCTCGAGCATTATGGGTGCATGGTTGATCTACTGGCACACAATGGGCTACTCGATGAGGCTCGAGATCTGGTGGAGAGTATGCCAATGGAGCCCGATGCTCTTGTCTGGGGAGCGCTGATGGCTGGTTTCAAGGTTCATAGAAATGTTGAATTGGCAGAGCATGCTGTGAAACACTTGATCCGACTAGAGCCAGATTCTAGCGGGGTTTATGTGCTTTTGGCCAATGTATATGCTTCTTCAGGCAGGTGTGACGATGCCAGGAAGGTGAGACTTCTGATGAAGAAGAAGCAAGTGGAGAAGACCCCAGGATGCAGCCTGGTGGAGATAGGAGGGAGGATTCACCAGTTTTTGGTTTGTGACATTGCTCACCCccggataaaggatatactgctcGAGTGGGACGAGATCGAGAGCCGCATAAGGCTGGAGGGCTATGTGCCAGACAAGAAAGCAGTTTTGCTCAACATCgacgaagaggaaaaagaagatgcaCTTGCTCGTCACAGTGAGAAGTTGGCAATTGCCTTTGTGTTGCTTAGCACCGAGGAAGGCATGCCAGTTCGTGTG GGGGTAGCTGTTCTTGCAATGACTATTGGTAGAAGCACTGTTGGTCTCAACTCTTCGATTCTTGTGCTTAGAGACTGA
- the LOC135604917 gene encoding external alternative NAD(P)H-ubiquinone oxidoreductase B3, mitochondrial-like yields the protein MRSATFFLDGAFRRSPAFSKLVLIFAASGGGLVAYADARTDPAAEPSQTAPKKKVVVLGTGWAGTTFVRNVDSSLYDVQVISPRNYFAFTPLLPSVTCGTVEPRSIVEPIRKIIRKKGGEIKFWEAECFKIDPDNKKVHCRTNIGTNLEGNGEFLVDYDYLVIAVGARVNTFNTSGVVQHCHFLKEVEDAQKIRKSVIDSFERAILPDLDEEERKRTLHFVIVGGGPTGVEFAAELHDFISEDLAKLYPTVCNLVKISVIEHGGHILTMFDKRIGKFAEEKFRRDGIELRTGYRVVKVSDNIITMEDKLHVETSVSYGMAVWSAGVGARPIILDFMKQIGQGNRRALATDEWLRVRECDGVYAIGDCATMSQRKVMEDILEIFKFADKDNSGTLTVKEINDALEDICIRYPQVELYLKSNQMSNIVDLIKASKGDVGKESVELDIEEFKNALADVDSEVKNLPATAQVAAQQGNYLASCFNRMKHCEKKPEGPLRIRELGRHRFRPFRYKHLGQFAPLGGEQTAAQLPGDWISIGHSSQWLWYSVYASKQVSWRTRALVISDWTRRFIHGRDSSCI from the exons ATGCGCTCCGCCACCTTCTTCCTCGACGGCGCCTTCCGCCGCAGCCCCGCCTTCTCCAAGCTCGTCCTCATCTTCGCCGCCAG CGGTGGAGGTCTTGTGGCATATGCTGATGCAAGAACAGATCCTGCTGCAGAACCATCTCAAACAGCTCCCAAGAAGAAGGTGGTTGTGCTTGGTACTGGTTGGGCTGGCACAACCTTCGTGAGGAATGTCGATAGCTCCTTGTATGATGTGCAAGTGATATCACCTCGGAACTATTTTGCATTCACCCCTTTGCTGCCGAGCGTCACATGTGGGACGGTCGAACCACGCAGCATTGTTGAACCAATACGCAAGATCATAAGAAAG aAAGGTGGAGAAATCAAGTTCTGGGAAGCTGAGTGCTTCAAGATCGATCCAGACAACAAAAAGGTCCACTGCCGGActaatataggaacaaatttggAGGGGAACGGCGAATTCCTTGTTGATTATGACTACTTAGTGATAGCAGTTGGAGCAAGGGTAAATACCTTCAACACCTCTGGTGTGGTTCAGCATTGTCATTTCTTGAAG GAAGTAGAGGATGCTCAGAAGATACGCAAAAGTGTCATAGACAGTTTTGAAAGAGCCATTCTTCCAGATCTTgatgaagaagagaggaagagaactcTCCATTTTGTTATTGTTGGTGGTGGTCCAACTGGTGTTGAATTCGCAGCAGAGCTGCATGACTTCATCTCTGAAGATTTGGCTAAGTTGTACCCAACTGTTTGCAACCTAGTGAAGATATCAGTTATTGAACATGGAGGGCACATCTTGACCAT GTTTGATAAAAGGATCGGCAAATTTGCAGAAGAGAAGTTTCGAAGGGATGGTATTGAACTGAGAACGGGATATAGGGTTGTGAAGGTATCTGATAATATAATAACTATGGAGGACAAATTGCATGTTGAGACTTCTGTATCATACGGAATGGCTGTTTGGTCAGCTGGTGTTGGAGCCCGTCCCATCATATTGGATTTCATGAAACAAATTGGTCAG GGTAATAGGCGTGCATTAGCTACGGATGAATGGCTGAGAGTCCGTGAATGTGATGGTGTATATGCTATCGGTGACTGTGCCACAATGAGTCAAAGAAAAGTCATG GAAGATATCTTGGAAATCTTCAAATTTGCAGACAAAGACAACTCAGGAACTTTAACTGTGAAAGAAATCAATGATGCTTTGGAAGATATCTGCATACGGTATCCTCAAGTTGAACTCTATCTAAAGAGCAACCAAATGAGCAACATTGTTGATCTGATAAAAGCTTCAAAAGGTGATGTTGGGAAGGAATCTGTAGAACTCGACATAGAAGAGTTCAAAAATGCTCTTGCTGATGTCGATTCCGAGGTCAAAAATCTTCCTGCAACAGCTCAG GTTGCTGCACAACAAGGAAACTATCTTGCCAGTTGTTTCAATAGAATGAAGCATTGCGAAAAGAAACCTGAAGGTCCACTACGGATAAGAGAACTAGGTCGGCATCGCTTTCGTCCCTTTAG GTATAAGCATCTCGGTCAATTTGCCCCCTTGGGTGGAGAGCAAACAGCTGCACAACTCCCAGGAGATTGGATCTCTATAGGACATAGCAGCCAATGGCTTTGGTACTCAGTATATGCGAG CAAGCAAGTCAGTTGGCGCACGAGGGCATTGGTGATATCGGACTGGACAAGGCGATTCATACATGGGAGGGACTCAAGCTGCATATAA